In Aphanothece sacrum FPU1, a single genomic region encodes these proteins:
- the fba gene encoding class II fructose-bisphosphate aldolase (catalyzes the reversible aldol condensation of dihydroxyacetonephosphate and glyceraldehyde 3-phosphate in the Calvin cycle, glycolysis, and/or gluconeogenesis) — protein sequence MALVPMRLLLDHAAENGYGIPAFNVNNLEQILSIMQAADETDSPVILQASRGARKYAGENFLRHLILAAAESYPHIPIAMHQDHGNSPATCYSAIRNGFTSVMMDGSLEADAKTPASFEYNVNVTAEVVKVAHSVGASVEGELGCLGSLETGKGEAEDGHGFEGALSHDQLLTDPQEAVEFVTKTQVDALAVAIGTSHGAYKFTKKPTGDVLAISRIQEIHALLPNTHLVMHGSSSVPQEWIDMINEYGGKIPETYGVPVEEIQKGIKSGVRKVNIDTDNRLAITAAIREAAAKDPSNFDPRHFMKPSITYMKQVCFERYTQFWTAGNASKIKQMSLEDYANKYAKGELTAGTKTTVAV from the coding sequence ATGGCGCTCGTACCTATGCGGCTGCTTTTAGATCACGCGGCAGAAAACGGTTATGGTATTCCTGCATTCAATGTCAATAATTTAGAGCAAATCCTGTCGATTATGCAGGCTGCTGACGAAACCGACAGCCCCGTTATCTTACAAGCTTCTCGCGGTGCCCGTAAATATGCAGGGGAAAACTTCCTCCGTCATTTAATTTTAGCCGCAGCAGAAAGCTATCCTCATATTCCCATTGCCATGCACCAAGATCATGGTAACAGTCCTGCAACCTGCTACAGTGCTATCCGCAACGGTTTTACCAGTGTGATGATGGATGGTTCCTTAGAAGCAGATGCTAAAACCCCTGCCAGCTTTGAATACAACGTTAACGTTACTGCTGAAGTGGTAAAAGTTGCTCACTCTGTGGGTGCTAGTGTTGAAGGTGAACTCGGTTGTTTAGGTTCCCTCGAAACTGGTAAAGGTGAAGCTGAGGATGGCCATGGTTTTGAAGGCGCGCTTTCCCATGATCAATTATTAACTGATCCTCAAGAAGCGGTAGAATTTGTAACTAAGACTCAAGTTGATGCCCTTGCAGTTGCCATCGGTACCAGTCATGGTGCTTATAAATTCACCAAAAAACCTACTGGCGATGTTTTAGCCATTAGTCGTATCCAAGAAATTCACGCTCTTTTGCCTAATACTCACCTGGTAATGCACGGTTCTTCTTCTGTTCCTCAGGAATGGATTGATATGATCAATGAATACGGTGGTAAGATTCCTGAAACCTACGGTGTACCTGTTGAAGAAATTCAAAAAGGTATTAAGAGTGGGGTTCGTAAGGTCAATATTGACACCGATAACCGTTTGGCGATCACTGCTGCTATTCGTGAAGCTGCTGCTAAAGATCCTTCTAACTTTGACCCCCGTCACTTCATGAAACCTTCTATTACTTACATGAAGCAAGTTTGTTTTGAGCGTTATACACAGTTCTGGACTGCCGGAAATGCCAGCAAAATCAAGCAAATGTCTCTTGAAGATTATGCTAATAAGTATGCTAAAGGTGAATTGACTGCTGGAACTAAAACCACTGTTGCTGTATAG
- a CDS encoding histidine phosphatase family protein has protein sequence MCYNQNVWIARHGNRLDFVNPEWFNTAKRRYDPPLSEDGIIQAKQLAKRLQFEKINHIFASPFLRTIQTAHQIAETLNLDIKLESGLGEWHNREWMSEHPQIHPRELLELDYPRINWNYSSYLIPNYPETETRMMSRIGTTIKQLITNYSEDILLVGHSVSVLAITQELIKGNPTVNTSLCSLVKLVRYENNWQMELNGDTSHLK, from the coding sequence ATGTGTTATAATCAAAATGTCTGGATTGCCCGTCATGGAAACCGTTTAGATTTTGTTAATCCTGAATGGTTTAATACAGCAAAACGTCGTTATGATCCCCCTTTATCAGAGGATGGAATAATACAAGCAAAACAATTAGCAAAACGGTTACAATTTGAAAAGATAAATCATATTTTTGCCTCACCTTTTTTACGAACAATTCAAACCGCACATCAAATTGCAGAAACCCTTAATCTTGATATTAAATTAGAATCAGGATTAGGAGAATGGCATAATCGAGAGTGGATGAGTGAACATCCGCAAATCCATCCCAGAGAACTTTTAGAATTAGACTATCCTCGTATTAACTGGAATTATTCCTCATATCTTATCCCCAATTATCCCGAAACAGAAACAAGGATGATGTCTCGCATAGGGACAACAATTAAACAATTAATTACTAATTATTCTGAGGATATCTTATTAGTGGGTCATTCAGTATCAGTATTAGCCATAACTCAAGAATTAATTAAGGGAAACCCGACCGTTAATACTTCCTTATGCAGTTTAGTTAAATTAGTCAGATATGAAAATAATTGGCAAATGGAATTAAACGGGGATACTTCCCATCTTAAGTAG
- the petN gene encoding cytochrome b6-f complex subunit PetN: MDILALGWVSVLALFTWSIAMVVWGRNGF; encoded by the coding sequence ATGGATATTTTGGCTCTCGGTTGGGTTAGCGTATTAGCCTTATTTACTTGGTCTATTGCCATGGTCGTTTGGGGTCGTAACGGTTTCTAA
- a CDS encoding SagB/ThcOx family dehydrogenase — MPNLQTSIATHYHERTKYDPQTIATKNKGLDWSQQPIPFKTYKIGNSYDLTPYLSDKSPTDPTAKQWLRLSRFLACSYGLTAKIATMGEPLYLRAAPSAGGLYPAEVYLISKGTPLLPPGLYHYQAQTHCLLHFWDNDVWTSLQSACFSDKALDIASLAMVTTAIFYRSAWRYEDRAYRRIFLDTGHLLGNIDLASAMTDYQAYLIGGFQDQALNDLLYLDPEQEGAIAVIPLIDQLDSFPTLSHQTALPSDIHTDYPSLADGKLLNYFHQATEIRQSELSSLSQNNSDFSLEDKYNFPFCLKVATQTSPINWGQQLLDLESTILKRRSTRAYTGENLTLEELNLLLNFTYQPQDYKEQGLNSHPDYFDLSLIQTFMAVSGVNGLEEGCYYYAPKAQELRQIRFKNFRQELHYLCLGQELGRDAGVLIFHTADLEKAVAKYGDRVYRYLHMDAGHLGQRLNLAAIRLNLGVSGIGGFFDDQVNEVLGIPQDEAVLYITTLGRPRWGNR; from the coding sequence ATGCCTAATCTGCAAACCTCGATCGCTACTCATTATCATGAACGTACTAAATATGATCCTCAAACCATTGCCACTAAAAATAAGGGTCTAGACTGGTCACAACAACCTATCCCTTTTAAAACCTATAAAATCGGCAATTCTTACGATCTTACGCCCTATTTATCCGATAAATCCCCCACCGATCCCACAGCCAAACAATGGTTAAGATTATCGCGTTTTTTGGCTTGTAGTTACGGTTTAACTGCTAAAATAGCTACAATGGGCGAGCCTCTTTATTTGCGGGCAGCCCCTTCTGCTGGCGGACTCTATCCGGCTGAAGTCTATCTTATCTCTAAAGGAACTCCTCTATTACCCCCTGGATTATATCATTATCAGGCTCAAACTCATTGTTTGCTACATTTTTGGGACAATGATGTCTGGACATCCCTACAATCGGCTTGTTTCTCCGATAAAGCTTTAGATATTGCCTCTTTAGCTATGGTGACAACCGCTATTTTTTACCGTTCCGCTTGGCGATATGAAGATCGGGCTTATCGGCGTATTTTCCTAGATACAGGGCATTTATTGGGGAATATTGACTTAGCAAGTGCCATGACTGACTATCAAGCCTATTTAATCGGGGGATTTCAAGATCAAGCCCTCAATGATCTATTATACCTCGATCCTGAACAAGAAGGGGCGATCGCCGTTATTCCTTTAATTGATCAATTAGACTCTTTTCCCACTCTGTCTCATCAAACTGCTTTACCCTCAGATATTCATACAGATTATCCCTCTCTTGCTGATGGTAAATTATTAAATTATTTTCATCAAGCAACAGAAATTAGACAATCAGAATTATCAAGTTTATCGCAAAATAATTCAGATTTTTCTTTAGAAGATAAGTATAATTTTCCCTTTTGCTTAAAAGTAGCTACTCAAACCTCACCTATTAACTGGGGACAACAATTATTAGACCTGGAAAGTACCATTTTAAAACGACGTTCAACTAGGGCTTATACAGGAGAAAATTTAACCTTAGAAGAACTCAATCTTTTGTTAAATTTTACTTATCAACCCCAAGATTATAAGGAACAAGGATTAAATTCTCATCCCGATTATTTTGATTTAAGTTTAATTCAAACATTTATGGCCGTATCGGGAGTAAATGGATTAGAAGAAGGCTGTTATTATTATGCCCCAAAAGCTCAAGAATTACGACAAATTCGCTTTAAAAATTTTCGTCAAGAACTACATTATCTTTGTTTAGGACAAGAATTAGGACGAGATGCAGGAGTGTTAATTTTTCATACAGCAGACTTAGAAAAAGCCGTTGCTAAATATGGCGATCGCGTTTATCGTTATTTACATATGGATGCAGGACATTTAGGACAAAGACTCAATTTAGCAGCTATTCGTCTCAATTTAGGAGTCAGTGGTATTGGAGGATTTTTTGATGATCAAGTCAATGAAGTATTAGGAATTCCCCAAGATGAAGCTGTCCTTTATATTACTACTTTGGGCAGACCTCGATGGGGAAATCGTTAG
- a CDS encoding AAA-like domain-containing protein, whose product MKPKGWDQFLKEVANEQNLRGRLREIFLVRFAYENWRKPDTEVWEIAEAASHETYKKQMTELYSCFSSNQCNGCPELDPHSKGPGKFQILREWLKDIKYSQWKQETNVPTFPNIAPINPQNTNIKWDTPVYIPRPPIESDCCQEILKSGALIRIKAPEKMGKTSLLNTILAQAETAEYRKVYLNLRAVEGAMFSSLDKFLRWFSANVSRELGFKPELDDYWDEELFGSLVSCKTYFQGYLLEKINCPLALGLDNLDRVFEHPDIAKDFLPMLRYWHEEANNLEIWQNLRLVIANSTEVYIKLDANQSPFNVGRQVKLPGFNLEQVLTLAKYYGLDWSEDQEKQQFAQDLIEMVGGHPYLVRLALDAFCANNIYHNELLEKAPTQGGIYGDHLRRHWNNLQSSPELAEGMKQVVKTEIGIQLEPSIAYKLESMGLIILVGDEAQPSCELYHRYFQDNLSN is encoded by the coding sequence ATGAAACCAAAAGGCTGGGATCAATTCTTAAAAGAAGTGGCAAACGAACAAAATTTACGGGGACGACTAAGAGAGATCTTTTTAGTACGTTTTGCGTATGAAAATTGGCGTAAACCGGATACAGAAGTTTGGGAAATCGCAGAAGCAGCAAGTCATGAAACTTATAAAAAGCAAATGACAGAACTTTACAGTTGCTTTTCTAGCAATCAATGTAATGGTTGTCCTGAATTAGATCCCCACAGCAAAGGGCCGGGTAAATTCCAAATTCTACGAGAATGGCTTAAGGATATCAAATATTCTCAATGGAAACAAGAGACAAATGTTCCCACTTTTCCCAATATTGCCCCGATTAATCCTCAAAATACTAATATTAAATGGGATACACCTGTTTATATTCCTCGTCCTCCCATTGAGTCTGATTGTTGTCAAGAAATTCTCAAATCTGGAGCCCTAATTCGCATTAAAGCCCCGGAAAAAATGGGCAAAACTTCTTTATTAAATACAATTTTAGCACAAGCTGAGACGGCTGAATATCGCAAAGTTTACCTAAATCTGCGGGCAGTCGAAGGGGCGATGTTCTCAAGTTTAGATAAATTTTTACGATGGTTTTCTGCTAATGTGAGTCGAGAATTAGGGTTTAAACCTGAACTTGACGATTATTGGGATGAGGAATTATTTGGGAGTTTAGTCAGTTGTAAAACTTATTTTCAAGGTTATTTATTAGAAAAAATTAATTGTCCTTTGGCTTTAGGATTAGATAATCTAGATCGAGTGTTTGAACATCCTGATATTGCTAAAGATTTTTTACCCATGTTGCGTTATTGGCATGAAGAAGCTAATAATTTAGAGATTTGGCAAAATTTACGATTAGTAATTGCTAATTCTACAGAAGTTTATATTAAGTTAGATGCTAATCAATCTCCTTTTAATGTAGGGCGACAAGTTAAGTTACCTGGATTTAATTTAGAACAAGTATTAACTTTAGCTAAATATTATGGATTAGATTGGTCAGAAGATCAAGAAAAACAACAATTTGCTCAAGATTTAATTGAGATGGTGGGGGGACATCCTTATTTGGTTCGTCTAGCATTAGATGCTTTTTGTGCCAATAATATTTACCACAATGAATTATTAGAAAAAGCCCCAACTCAAGGAGGAATTTATGGGGATCATTTACGTCGTCATTGGAATAATTTACAATCTTCTCCTGAGTTAGCAGAAGGCATGAAACAAGTGGTTAAAACTGAGATAGGAATACAATTAGAACCTTCTATTGCTTATAAATTGGAGAGTATGGGATTAATCATTTTAGTAGGAGATGAAGCTCAACCTAGTTGTGAATTATATCATCGTTATTTTCAGGATAATCTTAGTAATTAA
- a CDS encoding class II glutamine amidotransferase, whose protein sequence is MCQLLGMNCNIPTDICFSFEGFCERGGKTDEHQDGWGIAFFEGKGCRLFLDAKPSTVSPIAELVKRYPIHSTHVIAHIRKATKGEIKLENCHPFRRELWGRYWVFAHNGDLLTFEPNNYQFYQAVGTTDSEQAFCFILDQLRQEFPHDKPPLKKLYYTLNKITLSLANHGIFNYLLSDGESFFAHCSTNLHYIIRQAPFGAAHLIDQDVTVDFKALTRESDRVAIIATTPLTDNEIWTALQPNQLIAFQDGLPITIEH, encoded by the coding sequence ATGTGTCAACTATTAGGAATGAATTGTAATATCCCGACTGATATTTGTTTCTCTTTTGAAGGATTTTGTGAACGAGGAGGAAAAACAGATGAACATCAAGATGGTTGGGGAATTGCTTTTTTTGAAGGTAAAGGTTGTCGATTATTTTTAGATGCAAAACCTTCTACTGTTTCCCCTATTGCTGAATTAGTAAAACGTTATCCTATCCATTCTACCCATGTTATTGCTCATATTCGTAAAGCAACCAAAGGAGAAATTAAGTTAGAAAATTGTCATCCTTTTCGACGGGAACTTTGGGGCAGATATTGGGTATTTGCTCATAATGGAGATTTACTGACTTTTGAACCTAATAATTATCAATTTTATCAAGCTGTAGGCACTACTGATAGTGAACAAGCATTTTGTTTTATTTTAGATCAATTACGTCAAGAATTCCCTCATGATAAACCCCCATTAAAAAAACTTTATTATACTCTCAATAAAATTACTTTATCTTTAGCTAATCATGGAATTTTTAACTATTTACTCTCTGATGGTGAGTCATTTTTTGCCCATTGTTCCACTAACTTACATTATATTATAAGACAAGCTCCTTTTGGGGCGGCTCATTTAATTGATCAAGATGTTACAGTGGATTTTAAAGCGTTAACTCGTGAAAGCGATCGCGTAGCAATAATAGCGACAACTCCTTTAACTGATAATGAAATCTGGACAGCTTTACAACCTAATCAATTAATTGCTTTTCAAGATGGTTTACCTATTACTATTGAGCATTAA
- a CDS encoding PEP-CTERM sorting domain-containing protein (PEP-CTERM proteins occur, often in large numbers, in the proteomes of bacteria that also encode an exosortase, a predicted intramembrane cysteine proteinase. The presence of a PEP-CTERM domain at a protein's C-terminus predicts cleavage within the sorting domain, followed by covalent anchoring to some some component of the (usually Gram-negative) cell surface. Many PEP-CTERM proteins exhibit an unusual sequence composition that includes large numbers of potential glycosylation sites. Expression of one such protein has been shown restore the ability of a bacterium to form floc, a type of biofilm.) has protein sequence MKRFLTQLAATSAATITLSMAIAQQAQAITFNFNWQGSGGYSATGMFGYDETTAPTIISENGPGTTNDLDFLMVSFFGPGNTPIVSPFATYNTVVNGVSQSRFFNFNFNTVTKTFFGPFDVGGGTGVIGEQFLQGTVGTLLELKQDVNQNPANPPTILSRNSGSITVTQKTPEPTSILGLLALGGLVAGSTINKKQKAK, from the coding sequence ATGAAACGTTTTTTGACTCAACTTGCAGCTACATCTGCGGCTACCATTACGTTGTCAATGGCGATCGCACAACAAGCTCAAGCCATCACCTTTAATTTTAACTGGCAAGGGAGCGGTGGTTATTCAGCAACTGGTATGTTCGGCTATGATGAAACTACAGCCCCAACTATTATTTCTGAAAATGGTCCTGGAACGACTAACGACCTAGATTTCTTGATGGTTTCTTTCTTCGGTCCCGGCAACACCCCTATCGTCTCACCCTTTGCTACATATAATACCGTTGTTAATGGGGTGTCTCAATCTCGTTTTTTCAACTTCAACTTTAATACTGTTACTAAAACATTCTTTGGTCCTTTTGATGTAGGAGGAGGTACGGGTGTAATTGGAGAACAATTCCTACAAGGAACAGTTGGTACTCTCTTAGAATTAAAGCAAGATGTCAATCAAAATCCTGCAAACCCTCCAACTATCTTATCTCGAAATTCTGGGTCTATTACAGTTACTCAAAAAACCCCTGAACCTACTTCTATTTTAGGCTTATTAGCCTTGGGAGGATTGGTTGCTGGTTCTACTATCAATAAGAAACAGAAAGCCAAATAA
- a CDS encoding MoaD/ThiS family protein — MSQPDLTITLKLFAAYQEAYGISQISRNFPSQTTVKAVLETLIEEHPELEKWREVTRFGVNFQFVEADILLQDGDEVVFIPPVSGG, encoded by the coding sequence ATGTCTCAACCTGACCTAACCATTACTCTTAAATTATTTGCTGCTTATCAAGAAGCTTACGGAATATCCCAAATTAGTCGTAATTTTCCCTCACAAACAACTGTTAAAGCTGTTTTAGAGACTTTAATTGAGGAACATCCTGAATTAGAAAAATGGCGTGAGGTTACTCGGTTTGGGGTGAATTTTCAATTTGTTGAGGCTGATATATTACTTCAGGATGGGGATGAGGTGGTATTTATTCCTCCTGTCAGTGGAGGTTAA
- a CDS encoding YdcF family protein, which translates to MSFLFLSKLIPLFFYPLGLVTVLLIVTLFLAWRKSSKLQIPLALALIIILISSNGWVSNELVKSLEWQYLNKEEIPQAEAIIILGGATKSATFPRPMVDVNEQGDRVIYAAKLYQDKKAPLIIASGGRIDWLGGQEPEAKDMTQLLQLMGVPQTAVIQESESLNTYENAINVNKILEEKHINEVLLVTSALHMPRSLAIFKKQGINVIPAPTDFLISEADLRGTNISFGAVIFNLLPEASRLAKTTQALKEYLGIIIYRLQGWL; encoded by the coding sequence ATGAGTTTCTTATTTTTATCTAAACTAATTCCTCTATTTTTCTATCCATTAGGTTTAGTAACTGTGTTACTTATCGTTACTTTATTTTTAGCATGGCGAAAGTCATCTAAACTACAAATACCCCTCGCTTTAGCTTTAATTATTATCCTAATATCTAGTAATGGTTGGGTGAGTAATGAATTAGTTAAATCTCTAGAATGGCAATATTTAAACAAAGAAGAAATTCCCCAAGCTGAAGCAATTATTATCTTAGGAGGTGCGACTAAATCAGCCACTTTTCCTCGTCCTATGGTAGATGTTAATGAACAAGGCGATCGCGTGATTTATGCAGCTAAATTATATCAAGATAAAAAAGCACCTTTAATTATTGCATCAGGGGGAAGAATTGATTGGTTAGGGGGACAAGAACCAGAAGCAAAAGACATGACTCAATTATTACAATTAATGGGAGTTCCTCAAACAGCAGTTATTCAAGAATCAGAATCATTAAATACTTATGAAAATGCAATTAATGTCAATAAGATTTTAGAAGAAAAACACATAAATGAGGTATTATTAGTGACATCAGCTTTACATATGCCTCGTTCTTTAGCTATCTTTAAAAAACAAGGAATTAACGTTATTCCTGCCCCTACAGACTTTTTAATTAGCGAAGCAGATTTAAGAGGAACTAATATTAGTTTTGGTGCAGTTATTTTTAATTTATTACCCGAAGCAAGTCGTCTAGCTAAAACAACTCAAGCTTTAAAAGAATATTTAGGAATTATTATCTATCGGTTACAAGGTTGGTTATAA
- a CDS encoding aspartoacylase → MSKQQIKKVAIVGGTHGNELTGIYLIKKFTKIPNFIQRSNFDTLTLLGNLKAIKLVTRYVDIDLNRCFRSQDLQNPNLNNYEQIRAKEIAQKIHQEQVDFIIDLHSTTSDMGLTIILNSNHPFLLKLATHLTLINPLVKVLQYAAIPQNPPYLRNLCPLGLAIEVGAIPQGVLKAELFHQTEILISNILDYIELYNRQKIPNTPNNCTVYRQIGIMDYPRDNYEEIQAMIAPEVIDYEPLHPGSPMFLHFDGKISVYEGDSIIYPVFIGEAAYIEKKIAMSLTLKHQVNY, encoded by the coding sequence ATGTCTAAGCAACAAATTAAAAAAGTCGCTATTGTTGGGGGAACTCATGGAAATGAATTAACCGGAATTTATCTGATTAAAAAGTTTACAAAAATTCCGAATTTTATTCAACGTTCTAACTTCGATACCTTAACTTTATTAGGTAATTTAAAAGCCATCAAATTAGTAACAAGATATGTAGATATCGACTTAAATCGTTGTTTTAGATCTCAAGATTTACAAAATCCAAACCTAAATAATTATGAACAAATAAGAGCCAAAGAAATTGCTCAAAAAATTCATCAAGAACAGGTTGATTTTATCATTGACTTACATAGTACGACTTCTGATATGGGCTTAACCATAATTTTAAACAGTAATCATCCTTTTCTATTAAAATTAGCCACTCATTTAACCTTAATAAATCCCTTAGTTAAAGTCTTACAATATGCTGCTATTCCTCAAAATCCTCCTTATTTAAGAAATCTTTGTCCTCTAGGATTAGCTATTGAAGTAGGAGCAATTCCTCAAGGGGTACTTAAAGCAGAATTATTTCATCAAACTGAAATTTTAATTAGCAATATTTTAGATTATATAGAACTTTATAATCGTCAAAAAATACCTAATACACCTAATAATTGTACAGTTTATAGACAAATTGGTATTATGGACTATCCTAGAGATAATTATGAAGAAATACAAGCTATGATTGCTCCTGAAGTGATAGACTATGAACCCCTCCATCCAGGTTCTCCAATGTTCCTACATTTTGATGGAAAAATCAGTGTTTATGAAGGAGATTCTATTATCTATCCTGTTTTTATTGGAGAAGCTGCCTATATTGAGAAAAAAATTGCTATGTCTTTAACCCTCAAACATCAAGTTAACTATTAA
- a CDS encoding RloB domain-containing protein has translation MPKRNPRSTESLKRKDSRFRNPRKSILIVVEGEETEYNYFEAFKKELKLSTLDIKVQPSKNSDLLGVVKYAHH, from the coding sequence ATGCCTAAGAGAAATCCAAGATCTACTGAATCATTAAAAAGAAAAGATTCAAGGTTTCGTAATCCTAGAAAATCTATTTTGATTGTTGTGGAAGGAGAAGAAACTGAGTATAATTATTTTGAAGCCTTTAAAAAAGAATTAAAACTTTCAACCCTTGATATTAAAGTTCAACCTAGTAAAAATAGTGATCTATTAGGTGTTGTTAAGTATGCTCATCATTAA
- the leuB gene encoding 3-isopropylmalate dehydrogenase, translating into MIKKNVKGKYCVTLLPGDGIGPEILAVTVDVLKVIGKQFDIPFDFQEALIGGAAIDATGEPLPAETLQLCRNSDAVLLAAIGGYKWDELPRHQRPETGLLAIRAGLNLFANLRPATILPQLIDASSLKREVVEGVDIMVVRELTGGIYFGQPKGIFTTETGEKRGVNTMAYTESEIDRIAKVAFETAQKRQGKLCSVDKANVLDVSQLWRDRVTLMGQKYPDVELSHMYVDNAAMQLVRAPKQFDTIVTGNLFGDILSDAAAMLTGSIGMLPSASLGLEKPGLFEPVHGSAPDIAGLDKANPLAQILSAAMMLRYGLEQPQAADKIEQGVLEVLAQGYRTGDIMSSGMKALGCRAMGDVLLKVLES; encoded by the coding sequence ATGATCAAAAAGAACGTTAAGGGAAAATACTGCGTAACCCTTCTTCCTGGTGATGGCATTGGCCCTGAAATCTTGGCAGTAACAGTAGATGTACTCAAAGTCATTGGTAAACAATTTGACATCCCATTCGACTTTCAAGAAGCCCTTATCGGTGGGGCCGCTATTGATGCTACAGGAGAACCTCTACCCGCAGAAACTCTCCAACTTTGTCGTAATAGTGATGCTGTTTTGTTAGCAGCTATTGGGGGTTATAAATGGGATGAATTACCCCGTCATCAACGCCCTGAAACCGGACTGTTAGCCATTCGCGCTGGCTTAAATCTGTTTGCTAATTTACGTCCAGCGACGATTTTACCTCAATTAATTGATGCTTCTAGTTTAAAACGAGAAGTGGTTGAGGGTGTTGATATTATGGTCGTCCGAGAATTGACTGGGGGCATTTATTTTGGCCAACCTAAAGGCATTTTTACCACTGAAACCGGAGAAAAACGGGGAGTCAATACTATGGCTTATACAGAGTCGGAAATTGACCGTATTGCTAAGGTTGCTTTTGAAACTGCCCAAAAACGCCAAGGAAAACTCTGTTCAGTTGATAAGGCTAATGTCTTAGATGTTTCTCAATTATGGCGCGATCGCGTGACTTTAATGGGGCAAAAATACCCAGATGTAGAACTATCTCATATGTATGTGGATAATGCGGCCATGCAGTTAGTGCGGGCCCCTAAACAATTTGATACTATCGTCACGGGCAATTTATTCGGGGATATTCTCTCGGATGCGGCCGCCATGTTAACCGGAAGTATTGGTATGTTACCTTCTGCTAGTTTAGGCTTAGAAAAACCGGGTCTATTTGAACCTGTTCATGGTTCGGCCCCAGATATTGCAGGCCTTGATAAAGCTAACCCTTTGGCGCAAATTCTCAGTGCGGCTATGATGTTACGCTATGGTTTAGAACAACCCCAAGCCGCAGATAAAATTGAACAAGGGGTTTTAGAGGTGTTAGCCCAAGGTTATCGCACGGGGGATATTATGTCTTCTGGGATGAAAGCATTAGGTTGTCGCGCTATGGGAGATGTGTTATTGAAGGTTTTGGAATCTTAA